In the genome of Ziziphus jujuba cultivar Dongzao chromosome 10, ASM3175591v1, the window GATCCATTGACAAATTCTCAAAGCCCCGTGCTCTCCAAACCTATGAAATACCACAAGTGGTTCAATATTATCGTCAAGCCGCCTTGAATTCCATCCGAGCTGGTAATTACTTTACATCCTACAATGTATTTCTTGATTTCCTCAGGTTCAACACTTCataatatagtatataaaattgatgatgatgataatgatgcgTAGGTTTTGATGGAGTTGAAATCCATGGGGCACATGGCTACCTCATCGACCAGTTCTTGAAAGACGGAGTCAATGATCGGGTAGATGAGTATGGAGGATCACTTGAGAACCGGTGCAGATTCTTAatccaagtggtgaaagccGTAGTTTCTGCAATCGGTGCTGAAAGAGTGAGTGTCAGAATCTCACCAGCACATGATGTCAACGATGCTACTGACTCAGATCCACTGGGCTTGGGCTTGGCAGTGATTGAGAGGCTTAACAAGCTCCAACTCAAGTTTGGCTCAAAGCTGGCTTATCTCCATGTGACACGGCCAAGGTACTCACGTGCTGGGGTGAAAGAAAATGTCAATGAAGAGGAAGAAGCTAAGTTTATCAAGACTTTGAAGAACGCATATGATGGAACATTAATTGCTAGTGGTGGGTTTACTGGGGAAACTGGACAGAAATCAATAGCAAACGGTGAGGCGGATTTGATTTCTTATGGTCGTCTGTTTATCTCAAACCCAGACTTGGTTTTGCGATTTAAGCAGAATGCTTCATTGAATAAGTATGATAGACAGACTTTCTACAGCAAAGATCCTGTTGTTGGCTACACAGACTACCCTTTTCTTAACCAAGCAACTGATGGAGTAGAAGAGTAGCATTTCACGTATATCTCTCATTTGGCATTAGTTATGATGCTGTGGTAAAAAGTGTAATGTGATAGAGGTTAATAAACTGACtcagaaaaatatatacatatatatatatatatattaatgttttgtttttaaaaggTTTTATGTAATTTGTTATTACGCCAATTTATTTCCTTATCACAATTATATTATGTGAATGTATTCGTTATACATAGTCTATTTTTtgtccatttttgtttttgttttttatgtccatgttttatgtatatattttgtctcCTCGCCGGTTGGGTTTCCCCTCACCTGACATAATGGTTTAATTAGCATGGTCATAATGTCAATTAGTCAGACACATGAATAATTTAACAGCCCAAACAGACccataaaaaagagaaattcaTGGGTGGGACCGCCCTACCACACGTCAAAGTCAACCAATAATGTTGCAGCATTTCATCctgatttttcatttatatcatttttaaaatttaatatatttaaattctaaatttggtCGGTTATTTATTAGCACATCAATTTCTTTActtttgtggaaaaaaaaaatcaatttctttatttgatCCGTTTATCAATATATCTAGtttctttctaaaaaatatttatgtcatttactttatttaaaaatctatttaaaaaaatcaaactgaaaaaaccaaataaaaaaattcatcccaaaaaagaaactaaaaaaattgtttataccatgccaaaaaaagaaaaaaaaaaacaaactgatTGGATATTTTTTAGCGTATTATGTTGAAGTAAGAGGACTATCTTGTTAAGCTTTTCTTAATAATgctaatttttcattaaaagactttttttgggtaaattttcattaaaagatttcttttttaataattcacctaatttataaattatttaaaatcatcTTTTTCTATaacaatttatgcaatttatgCTTTTATAAGCATAAATAAGAATACTCTACTACTAGAGCTATCTGCTTCGTTTTtattaaaagactttaaaaaaactattttatgcatatatgtattaatGTTTTTATACTAATGTTTTTAACATTAGATACTTTATTATTAGCCTTTAAATCATGTTAAAAAGAACAAATCATTCAATGGTTGTGAAAAACATTTTTCCTTACATTAATACATGCATGCATACATTAGTACATCAAAAGgaaattgattttcttatttatttattatatataagtttGATCTAAAAATTCAAACACATTATACAGTAGTTTCTAGTTACATGAACATGTTCATCATAATTAATTTCTGAAACTCGTTTtctatttgattaaaaaaaaaatcattttttctcttttttttttaaaaaaaattgggctgCTACCAagcctaaaaaaacaaataaaaataaaaaatttaaatttctgaACGTGAACCTAATAAATTTTGCAAGGGGGGTTAAATTGAAATGTGAAACCCACCCGGAAAACATTTTGGAATGGGCTCCATCTGCCGACCATCAGCGAGGACGTCACCGAGTGATCACCACGCCATCCCCTCTTTGTCCTCCGTTGGGAAACTTCTGGACCAGAGCAGTTGTTCAATCATCAGAGCTTACGTCAGAAGATCTCATTTAAATAAGAAAGAAGGAGGTTTGCAACTTGGCAGTCAGAAAACGTATTGGATGACCAAAAAAAAGTCatagaagaagagaaaaagtcACAATTCCATTTTAGTAAATTTTCTAAGACCAAATTCATTACGTTAAATAGACACCCACACCACCACCCCACCCGCCCCCCCGGCCCGTTCGTATTCCTCATTTCCTCTGCTGATCTCTGCCTTTTGCTTATTTATTGCTCCTCCCATTTCCCCATTGTCCTTCATCGAttcgtttttattttcaaatcttatAACCCTATATACAACaatatattaacatttttttctcGTTACAAACATTCTAAGATCACAAAAACTGGTATCAATGGCGCCGGAAGCACTCGTACAAGCAGGGACCCCTACTTTGTTTACTCCTTACCAGATGGGCAAATTTAATCTCTCCCACAGGCTAGTCACTCACTCtcatctcacttttttttttttttctttttttttaatgtttttttcctCTCCCGATGTGAGAGTGGAGTACTTAATAAGTTAATTTGGGATATCATCAGGGTGGTGCTTGCTCCAATGACAAGATGCAGAGCAGTGAATGAGATTCCTTTTGATGCTCACGCTTTGTACTACTCCCAGAGGGCTACCCATGGAGGATTTCTAATCACCGAAGGCACTTCTCCTTCAAACACCGCTGCCGGGTATTTTCACAAAttaactctcttttttttcttttttttttttttttggtaataggctCTAGCTGATTATTAATCCCTTTTTCCAATTGATTGGTTTTAGTGGGCAATCAATCAAACAaagcaatattattatttaatttccttaTGATGAAGgtgattatattatatatatatatatatatttatttaattaatggaAAATAATATGAAGTGCAAATCTCTAATTGATTGAAGCAGGTTTCCAAACGTTCCTGGGATCTACACGGATGAACAGGTAGAGGCATGGAAGAAGGTGGTAGATGCTGTTCATGCCAAAGGCAGCATCTTTTTTTGTCAGCTTTGGCACGTTGGCCGTGCATCTCATAATGGTACCTAATTTGCCAGATATACTAGTTAGttttacattcttttttttttttttttttaaaactttggctttctttgaaatttcaaagttgttatcattttttaatttgactaTCGGTGGACAGTTTTCCAACCGAATGGGGATTCTCCTATATCGTCCACAAACAAACCCCTTTCGGACAAGTGGGATGCCTTCCTACCAGATGGATCCATTGCTAAATTCTCAAAGCCTCGAGCACTGCAAACTAATGAAATACCACAAGTAGTTGATCATTATCGTAAGGCTGCCATAAATTCCATCCAAGCTGGTAATTAATTACTCCCatcaactatttttttaaaaaaattccctCAAATTCAGCTCTAGTAAattaacatatacatatttataattttctatgtgtgtgtgtttgcactcaaaatcataaaatatcgATTGCCCctggttaaaaaatatttagatgTATGATGAATcagtcaaatataatattatattacctTTCATTAGCCCCCAttgctttttattcttttttggtgaaatcCACAAGACAATAGCCGTGAGCATGTGTTCGGCTCCTATTATATATGTAGTCAAAGTTGTTGTGGTCAGGCTCCTAGATACATGCAGTCAAAGTTGTGCCCCATGTGGCAGAAAACACATTGTTTTATTTTCCCCACGAGTTGCATGTGAAAAACTCACAACAGATACAGATGTGACAGTTTgtgataaattgaaaataattttttttccttttctgagGCCAGGTCAACTTGTGACACTTTATGACCTGTGATTAATATGgcagcagttttatatttttttaatactagtTCTTGTACCCCAATTCGTCCGTTTATTTCTTTGGAACAGAATTATAAAGATATAGTGGATGAATGATGATGATATAATGTGTAGGTTTTGATGGAGTTGAAATCCATGCCGCACATGGCTACCTCATCGACCAGTTCTTGAAAGACGGAATCAATGATCGGGTAGATGAGTATGGAGGATCAATTGAGAACCGGTGTAGATTCTtgatccaagtggtggaagccgtagTCTCTGCAATCGGTCCTGAAAGAGTTAGTGTCAGAATTTCACCAGCAATTGATCACAATGATGCTACTGACTCAGATCCACTGGGCCTGGGTTTGGCAGTGATTGAGAGGCTTAACAAGCTCCAACAGAAGTTTGGCTCAAAGCTCGCTTATCTGCATGTGACACAGCCAAGGTTCACAGCTGCGGGTACCAAAGAAAATGGCAATGAAGAGGAAGAAGCAAAGTTTATAAAGACTTTGAGGAATGCATATGATGGAACATTCATGGCTAGTGGTGGGTATACTCGGGAGCTTGGACTAAAATCATTAGCAGACGATGAAGCGGATTTGATATCTTATGGTCGTCTGTTCATCTCAAACCCAGATTTGGTGTTGCGATTTAAACTCAATGCTCCATTGAACAAGTATAACAGACAGACGTTCTACGCCAAAGATCCTGTTGTTGGCTACACCGACTACCCTTTTCTTAACCAAGCGAGTGATGAGAAAGAGGAATAGCCTTCACGTGTGTCTCTGATTGGGATTAGTTATGAAATTATTTCTTCTTTGGTTCAAATGTCaagaaaaatgtgagatgcttaCAAATTGGTtcagtaaaatatatatgtttatcttTGTTATGGAAgtgaaaaaaagttatttaatttgttattgtaCGTCAATCATTTCCACGCTCcacagtttttcttttcttcactctctttttcttttctttggaaAGAATTTCTATACTACACAGTTGAATGATGTGATTGTATTCATTTTATACCGTATATTATATACTGCTTAACTAAGAAAAGATTTTTGTCTCAGCCGTCACAATAGTCAGGCGAGCGTTGTAGAGTCAACTAGTCAAACACTTGAATAATATATTGACTTACATATGCACtttaagcaaataataatagtaataaataactaaataaaataatgaaaaagttaGATTCGgccttttttttggtaaaaaagttAGATTCGGCCTTAGCGATAATGAGTTGGCATGTTTTTTTTGGTGTCACCGTTCTTGACTCCCCAATTAAAATCCAAatcaccat includes:
- the LOC107432179 gene encoding 12-oxophytodienoate reductase 3, giving the protein MAPEALVQAGTPTLFTPYQMGKFNLSHRVVLAPMTRCRAVNEIPFDAHALYYSQRATHGGFLITEGTSPSNTAAGFPNVPGIYTDEQVEAWKKVVDAVHAKGSIFFCQLWHVGRASHNVFQPNGDSPISSTNKPLSDKWDAFLPDGSIAKFSKPRALQTNEIPQVVDHYRKAAINSIQAGFDGVEIHAAHGYLIDQFLKDGINDRVDEYGGSIENRCRFLIQVVEAVVSAIGPERVSVRISPAIDHNDATDSDPLGLGLAVIERLNKLQQKFGSKLAYLHVTQPRFTAAGTKENGNEEEEAKFIKTLRNAYDGTFMASGGYTRELGLKSLADDEADLISYGRLFISNPDLVLRFKLNAPLNKYNRQTFYAKDPVVGYTDYPFLNQASDEKEE